TCGATCGCCACCACGGCGTCGACCTCCTCGCCGCGCGCCTGCCGCCACCACGATCTCGCGAGCTCGGCGGACAGCGCGAAGTCGGGCGTCGCGGTGATGTTCTGGACGAACCGGCCGATGCCGTCGTCCGCGCGCGCCGACGCGTCCGCCGGAATGGCAGCCATGGGCTCGTCCGCGGGCGGGAACGCCGCGCTGTCGGCCTGGTCGATCAGCTGCACGACGCCGTCGTCGGCGCGCAGCGCGATGAACGTCCCGGTGATGCCGCCGGCCGCGCGCAGCTCCGCCGGGTTCTGCAGCATCAGCAGCACGGTGCGCGGCGCATCGGCCCCCAGCATGGGCGGCACCACCGCCGCCGTCGCCTGCATCGCCTCCAGTGCGGGCCCGACGCGCTGGATCATGTCGTCGAGCAGCCGCAGCGCCGAGGCGACGGGTCCCACGAGCTGCGTGCGATCCACGTCGGACAGCGCCCCGCGGGCACCGCCGATCGCGGCCACGGCGCGGTCGAGGGGGACGACGAGCGCGCGGACGGCGTCGACGTCGACGCCCCTCGGCTTCGCGCTCGCGAGCACGCCGGATGAGGCGTCGAGCACGTCGCGGCCCGCCGCCGTCAGCCGCGCCAGCTCCCCCGCGCCTACCCGGGCGGCCCGCAGCTGAGCGCCCGCGTACGGCACGTGCTCGGCGACGAGCCACACCGGATCCGACGTCAGCGACGCCAGCGTCGAAGCGTGCCCGGCGAGCGCCCCCGCGTCGCCGGACACGCGGTCCAGGAAGGACGCCGCGTGCGCCGCGTCCGACGACGCCGCGTCGAGCGTCGCCTCGAAGCGGTCGGCGGCCGCGCGCAAAGCGCTCGCCTCGCCGACGGCCAGTGCACCCCGCACGGCGAGCCATGCGCCGGCGGCGAACAGCAGCACCCCCGCACCGAGCAGCACGCGCACCGTGATGCGCCGCCAGCGCGGCTTGCGCACGCGAGGCGTCGCCGCCGCGCTGCCGCCCGCTCGTCGGAACATCAGACCTTCGGCCGGCGCCGCGCGGTCGCGAACGCGAGCCCGCCCGTGAGCATGCCCGCGCCCAGCAGCAGCGGGGCGACGATCTCGGGACCCGTCACGGCCAGTGCGGGAGGATCTCCGGCGACCGCGGCCGCCGCGGACCCCGCCACGGAGCCGGCAGGGCCGACCGCGCAGAAGGGCGTCGCCGGCGGGTAGGACACCGCGACCGGCACCTCGGGGTTGACCACCAGCGTGATGGCGGCGCCCGCGCGCGTCCATCCGAGGTCGTCCTCTCCCACATCCACCCATTCACCGTCCCGGCGCACCCATCCGGGCCAGTCGGTGCCCTGCCCGGATGCGTCGACAGCGGCGGCGGGCCACAGCACGCGCCCCGCGAGCCGTCCGTCGTCACCGAGCGCGCCGAGCGCGACCTCGTGACGCAGAGCGCCCTTCTCGAACACGAGCGTGACCTCGCTCGACGCCGCCCGGCCATCCGGATCGACGCGCGTCACGTCGTAGACGACGTAGGGCGCATCGTTCACGCACTCGCCGTACGCGCTGGCGTTGAGCGACGGCTCGGCGGGCTGCTCGGGTGCGTACACCTCGTCCACTCCGGTCGCCGCGGTCGCCGCGGTCGCGCCGAGCGCGAGCGCCACGGCCGCACCGGCCCATATCCCCTGCAGCATGAGCTCTCGTCCTCTCCCCTCCCGCACGCACGGGAGCCTCGTCCTGCACGAGCGACCGCCCCGGCTCCTGATACACGGAGCCGGGGCGGCGGGGTGAGGGTCGGGATGGACTACGCGGCGGTGTCGCCCAGGGCGGCGAGGCGCTCGGCCTCGTCCGCTTCGATGCACGACTGCAGGATCGGCTCGAGCGCGCCGTCCATGACCTGGTCGAGGTTGTACGCCTTGTAGCCGGTGCGGTGGTCTGCGATGCGGTTCTCGGGGAAGTTGTAGGTGCGGATGCGCTCGGAGCGGTCCATGCCGCGGATCTGCGACTTGCGGGCGTCGGCCGCTGCCGCGTCCAGCTGCTCCTGCTGGCGCGCCAGCAGACGTGCGCGCAGCACGCGCATCGCGGCCTCACGGTTCTGCAGCTGCGACTTCTCGTTCTGCATCGACACGACGATCCCGGTCGGCACGTGCGTGATGCGCACGGCCGAGTCGGTCGTGTTGACCGACTGCCCGCCAGGCCCGGACGAGCGGAACACGTCGATCTTCAGATCGTTCTGATCGATCTGGATCTCCTCCGGCTCGTCGACCTCGGGGAACACCAGCACGCCGGTCGTCGACGTGTGGATGCGCCCCTGCGACTCGGTGGCCGGCACACGCTGCACGCGATGCACGCC
The Microbacterium sp. JZ31 genome window above contains:
- a CDS encoding DUF4012 domain-containing protein, which encodes MFRRAGGSAAATPRVRKPRWRRITVRVLLGAGVLLFAAGAWLAVRGALAVGEASALRAAADRFEATLDAASSDAAHAASFLDRVSGDAGALAGHASTLASLTSDPVWLVAEHVPYAGAQLRAARVGAGELARLTAAGRDVLDASSGVLASAKPRGVDVDAVRALVVPLDRAVAAIGGARGALSDVDRTQLVGPVASALRLLDDMIQRVGPALEAMQATAAVVPPMLGADAPRTVLLMLQNPAELRAAGGITGTFIALRADDGVVQLIDQADSAAFPPADEPMAAIPADASARADDGIGRFVQNITATPDFALSAELARSWWRQARGEEVDAVVAIDPLVLEPLLNVTGPVSVEGDELRAEQVVDTLLRRPYLEREHDAQSAYFRAVTEAVFTAALARPAEVPGMAFHLAPLADQGRLAVWSAHPAEQAVIARTSVAGLAARMDQQDAHALLFDDLTGGKLDAYLDASLSLVAECRPDRRVSIMLRAELRSEVEPGVELPWRAFPAFGGFAREDIGLRLTALALPGAVAEGAWIDGAPAAWSAATVVGRPGAAVRVTLPPGASATVEFRFAGEPGATPALLHTPLVGEAPVAVTGGGCG
- a CDS encoding cell wall protein, which translates into the protein MLQGIWAGAAVALALGATAATAATGVDEVYAPEQPAEPSLNASAYGECVNDAPYVVYDVTRVDPDGRAASSEVTLVFEKGALRHEVALGALGDDGRLAGRVLWPAAAVDASGQGTDWPGWVRRDGEWVDVGEDDLGWTRAGAAITLVVNPEVPVAVSYPPATPFCAVGPAGSVAGSAAAAVAGDPPALAVTGPEIVAPLLLGAGMLTGGLAFATARRRPKV
- the prfA gene encoding peptide chain release factor 1 codes for the protein MFESVDALIDEHRRVQEELSDPAVHADAARAKRVNRRYAELSRIVAAHEAWTAAGDDLEAARELAREDEAFAAEIPTLEEKRAQAQERLRRLLIPRDPDDARDVIMEIKAGEGGAESALFAADLLRMYTQYAASKGWKTELLERNESDLGGYKDVQVAIKGSSADPAQGVWAHLKYEGGVHRVQRVPATESQGRIHTSTTGVLVFPEVDEPEEIQIDQNDLKIDVFRSSGPGGQSVNTTDSAVRITHVPTGIVVSMQNEKSQLQNREAAMRVLRARLLARQQEQLDAAAADARKSQIRGMDRSERIRTYNFPENRIADHRTGYKAYNLDQVMDGALEPILQSCIEADEAERLAALGDTAA